The nucleotide sequence aaaaacacaaacaaaaataaataaataaataaaagtataaGCAACATTGTATTTACGTATTAATGCATAATTACGAGACGTCAATTACGGCGTGCATGCCAAACAATAGGCAAGAGATCGTTAGGGAGCGCGGGGCCCCGCGTACCTCCGcatgcaccggggggggggggaggaggaggagggggaggggggggaggaccTGCGTGGCACGGGACGCACACCTCCGTCTCCTCGGGCGGAAATGCCTCTTGGTATTTTTGgaattgtgtgtttgttttttttaatgccgGAAACGCAACGTTTCCTACAAGCGCTCCGCTGCGGCGCAGTTCATGAAATAATTGCGCTACTTCATGTAAACGCCTTGTATGGCTGCGCGTAATTATCCATCCATaacggaggggaggagggagggggggccggCACATTTTGGATAATTAGCGTTTGTAATTAATATTGCCTCGTTTGTGTGTCTATAACAGCCCCGGAGGGTTTGGCGAGAATAGCGCGATATTGGAGCGACTTGGTTCGGCCAGACGTCCCCCGATTGCTCCCCCAGCCTCCCCCTCGGGGAGGAGGAAAGTATTCGGACCCTGATTGTTCCGATacatctgcagcagcagcagtttcGGACCAATGCACGCGGTGTGGAAAATGTTCGCACGCGGCTGCACGTCAATCCGTCCGTCCTATCAAAACCCAGGCGCGCGGCTCGCACGAGGCGCGTCGTGAGACGCCTGCACGGATATTCAATATTTAGATGGCGTGAAAATCCCATCCGCCTTTCCACCTCCCTgcgtcatcaccatcaccatcatcaccatcatcatcatcaccaccatcaccatcaccaccatcaccatcatcatcaccaccatcatcagcaTCATGTCCTGCAGGCCGGAGATCAAACAGcgctgcaaacaaaacaaaaaacaaaagcaagaaagacagaaagcaagacagaaagaaagcaagaaagcaagacagaaagaaagcaagaaagcaagaaagacagaaagcaagacagaaagaaagcaagaaagcaagaaagaaagaaagaaagaaagaaagcaagaaagcaagaaagaaagaaagcaagaaagcaagacagaaagaaagcaagacagaaagaaagcaagaaagcaagacagaaagaaaacaagaaagcaagacagaaagcaagaaagcaagacagaaagcaagaaagacagaaagaaaacaagaaagcaagacagaaagaaaacaagaaagcaagacagaaagaaagcaagaaagcaagaaagcaagaaagaaagaaagcaagaaagaaagcaagaaagcaagacagaaagaaagcaagacagaaagaaagcaagaaagcaagaaagaaagaaagcaagacagaaagaaagaaagcaagaaagaaagaaagcaagacagaaagaaagcaagaaagcaagaaagacagaaagcaagacagaaagaaagcaagaaagcaagaaagacagaaagcaagacagaaagaaagcaagaaagcaagacagaaagacagaaagcaagacagaaagaaagcaagacagaaagaaagcaagacagaaagaaagcaagacagaaagacagacagaaagaaagacagacagaaagaaagcaagacagaaagacagacagaaagaaagacagacagaaagaaagcaagacagaaagacagacagaaagaaagcaagacagaaagaaagcaagacagaaagacagaaagcaagacagaaagaaagcaagacagaaagaaagcaagacagaaagaaagcaagacagaaagacagacagaaagaaagacagacagaaagaaagcaagacagaaagacagacagaaagaaagacagacagaaagaaagcaagacagaaagacagacagaaagaaagacagaaagcaagacagaaagaaagcaagacagaaagacagaaagcaagacagaaagaaagcaagacagaaagaaagcaagacagaaagaaagcaagacagaaagacagacagaaagaaagacagacagaaagaaagcaagacagaaagacagacagaaagaaagacagacagaaagaaagcaagacagaaagacagacagaaagaaagacagacagaaagaaagcaagacagaaagaaagcaagacagaaagaaagacagaaagacagaaagcaagacagaaagaaagcaagacagaaagaaagacagaaagacagaaagcaagacagaaagaaagaaagacagaaagacagaaagcaagacagaaagaaagcaagacagaaagaaagcaagacagaaagaaagacagaaagacagaaagcaagacagaaagaaagcaagacagaaagaaagacagaaagaaagcaagacagaaagacagaaagaaagacagaaagacagaaagcaagacagaaagaaagcaagaaagacagaaagcaagacagaaagaaagcaagaaagcaagaaagacagaaagcaagacagaaagaaagcaagaaagcaagaaagacagaaagcaagacagaaagaaagcaagaaagcaagaaagacagaaagcaagaaagacagaaagacagaaagcaagacagaaagaaagcaagaaagtaagaaagacagaaagcaagaaagacagaaagacagaaagcaagacagaaagaaagcaagaaagtaagacagaaagaaagcaagaaagcaagaaagacagaaagcaagacagaaagaaagcaagaaagcaagaaagacagaaagcaagaaagcaagaaagacagaaagcaagacagaaagaaagcaagaaagcaagaaagacagaaagcaagaaagcaagaaagacagaaagcaagacagaaagaaagcaagaaagcaagaaagcaagaaagacagaaagcaagaaagacagaaagacagaaagcaagacagaaagaaagcaagaaagcaagaaagcaagaaagacagaaagcaagaaagcaagaaagacagaaagcaagacagaaagaaagcaagaaagcaagaaagcaagaaagacagaaagcaagaaagacagaaagacagaaagcaagacagaaagaaagcaagaaagaaagacagaaagtaagaaagacagaaagcaagacagaaagcaagacagaaagacagaaagcaagaaagcaagaaagccagaaagacagaaagcaagacagaaagacagaaagcaagTTGGGGATTTATTTGATCGGGTTTCTCCCACCACCGCGTTGCAGCGCGACTGCGCGGCGCAAACGCCCTTTTCACCAACTCCTCTATGACACGTCTCGTCCGGCAGGAcgcgcgtccacacacacacaccgcagtaGAACGCACACTGAAAAACCTCGTCCCGGACCGGACCCCGTGTCAAGGCTTGCCGGGAGAGAGGGGGTACAGAGGGGGGTACGTGACTGACGTGGGTGGGCTACGGCGCCCACCGGCCTCCCCGGAGGCCTCCGGGTGGTCGTTTCGTTTCCAAACGCCGACGCGTACGGTAGCTGCCTGTCCCTGCGTGTGCGGCTGCGCGGCAGGCCCGCAGCGCACCGCAGGGCGTCCGagaggacggacggacggacggacggacggactccGCGTCTCCAGTGGCGCAGGGTTGCTCCACATGGCGCGCTCTCTGCGCGCAGCAACTAGAACTGAACTTTTAATAGATTTCCGAGCCGAGCTGAAGAGCGACGAGAGGCGACTGACGCATATTTATCAGCGCCATTTGTCAGCCGAGTGTGCGGACGGAAATGAGAGGCGTGGGGTAAATGAGCACGCGAGGCATTTGACGTCGCGACGCTCAAGGCGGCGGAGGGTCTATGAGAGGAGTTGGGCGCAGGGAGCCAGATGCGGCCTCTCTCGGCGCGGCGCTCCTCGAATAGCATGAAAACCCACAAATCGACCGATCGTGTGCACAACTGAGTTGACTGATTGGCCGACTAAAGAGCGCACGTGGAGCTTTTCCTCATTTGAGGGGTCTCGAATTAAAGCCCCTCGATACATGCCTACGTCTCCGTTGCACGGCGCGAGGAGGACGCGCGCTTTGCGTTCACGGTGCCAGAGGCGGAGCGCACGGCGGCAGGTTTGGTCCGCCAACAGTGaccatctctcctcctcctcctcctcctccccctccccctcctctctccgttTCTCCGGTCTGGAGGTGCGGCGGGTTTTGTGCTCCTTCTAAAACGTCCTCCGGCCCCCGGCCCCCCCTCCCTTATTGGTCAGGTGCGGCCGTTACATCACTCCGGGGCGATGACGCCACGTCTTCCCGCGTCCTTCAGGCGCGTCTTCAAGTGATTTCCGCTTGGTCCGCCGGCGACCGAGCAGCACCGCAACCGAgcgctctccgtctctctccgtctctctccctctctctccgtctctctccgtctctctccctctcacacacacactcccattctctctccctctctctccgtctctctccgtctctctccctctctctccgtctctctccctctcacacacacactctcattctctctccatctcacttCCCATCCCCAGAGGAGAGAGGCGCAAAAGAGCTCccggattctctctctctctcttgcgctctctgctcgccccccccctcgctctctccgtcCCTCGCTCTCAGTtcgcctctctttctctctcgctctctccgtccCTCGCTCTCagttcgcctctctctctctctctctctctctctctctctctctctctctctctctctctctctctctctctctctctcctttctctctcgctctctccgtctctcgcaCTCTCAGTTCGCCGTAGAAAATTACGGCGCTGATCTCCACGCCGAGCGCGGAAGCTTCTCTCGTgtttcctccccctctctctccccctctccggaGGACCGACTCGCCACACGCCGACTTTGTCCTGCACACGAGGTAAGTAGCTGCTTAATTAGAGCCTGTTAGTAGTCGTATTAACGTCATTAATCATTCCCCGTCTTTGTGTTTTGTCAtgtagcgtgtgtgtgcgtgtgcgtgcgtgtgtgtgtccgaaGCGTCGCTATCAAACTTTTACTTCCACGCAGTGTTCACGCCGACTACCCGCGCGCCCGTGTCGCTCACGTTACCGTAGACTCGCGCAGGAGGCCGCTGATTTgttccgttttgttttgttttgtttttctgcacGTCGGCGACTTTCTGCAAACGAGATGCTCGCGCGTTTGAACCCGTTACGAGCGTCTCTGCCCTCGGCACGCGCTTTACTCTCACGTCTGCCGGGGCTGCGCGAGCGGCTCCGCCGGGTCCTGTACTGACTTGTACGCGGATCGATACCGTGGCCGTGTGAGCGCGCGGACCCGTTTCCATCTTTACTCATTTGTGTCGGTAGTCTGCTTTACACCGCACCCGCCCCCCCACACTTTTCGTGGTGTGCCCcacgtttttgtagtttggaagcAGCCCACGTCGGTGAGCCCGTGCAGTTCACGCGAGGGGTGCCGTGGCGTTACGGCGTTACTTCCGCCACCGGGAAGTAACGCGTCACAAGTTTCCTCGTGCTGCAcctgacgcgcgcgcgcgcgcgcgtcaggTGCAGCAGGAGTTCGCCGAGCTTTTGGGCTCCGGGAACTTCACGTGCGCTCTGCGCGCTCGCGCTAGAAGACGCCGCACGGTGATCTGTTCTCTCGGGGTGCGCAACGACTCGACTTTTCTCTTCTTGCCACGCGGCACGAAGTGCTCCGCTATACACCACTCGCTCTTATAGTGGTCAATCAATACCccccacgcacgcgcacgcgcacgcagctGATCTATCGCTTCCCATTTCACTTCTCAGCCACACGACGAGTTATTAAGGACCGTCCAACTCGGAATGAAAGCAACTGTATTGGTCAGGACGCGCAGTCTCACTTCTGGTTCCAGCGCTCACCTCAACcttaccacacgcacacacacacgcacgcacacacacacacgcacgcacacacgggcTGCTCTGTAAAGTCTCGCTCCGTGTGCGTCAAACCCACGTTGTCCTCCGGCACAGGCGTCGTGGAGGTGTGAAGGTGGGTCGCTCCCGTCTTCCCCGTCACTCTTCGCCTTCACGGCAGTTTGCTGAGGTGAAGAcacgcacaacccccccccccaaaaaaacaaacaggcaTATCCAAAACCGTTCACACCCTCGACCCGGCCCAAGGCATCCCGGTGTCATCTGATGAACGGGGACAACACTTACTCTGTTCTACTGGGATCACAGGTGACTCGGGTGACGGATTCTGGGCCAGAAAAACGCGTCGCGAACGGGAGCCTGCAACTGAGTTTCAGCAGTGCCAAGTTGTCACCCCAAAAAGTCACCTTTaacctctccctgtctccctgtctcccgGTCCTCctgcgtctgactgtgtgtgtgtgtgtgtattgcggcCTGAACAATGCCGGGGAGCAGATACTGCAGACAGCACAGcggcgtgtgtgtgcatgactcAAGCGGTGTTTGTGCGTCACACTGGGTGAATACCGGCCAGTGGCAGCATGCATGTGCAGGGGTTTCGCCGTCCACTGGATATTCCCTGTGAATCTGCCATTGTGTGAAGTATTGAAAGCTGATCATTTAGTACACGGGCCTCCAGGCAGGGAGAGAGTCCGCTTACTAACCCACCGAGCTCACTTGTGTCCGTGGTTAGgtcctcttgtgtgtgtgtgtgtgtctcaccttCGTCTCGGTCTTAAACATCGGTTTTTAGGGCAACTCTCGCAGAACGGTTTTTCTTTTTCGTGGCTTTCACCGCCGGGCCTACACGTGTTGTCTTGCTTGCCTGGACACAGAAACACCGCTGTCCAACTGTTGCTGCAAACAGCTTTAATTTGGGACATTTTTCCCTagtcatgaccccccccccaaaactagTTGCAAAACAGATGTAAACATGACATGgaaaacggtgtgtgtgtgtgtgtgtgtgtgtgtgtgtgtgtgtgtgtgtgcttactggGTCACTGACAGCAGCACAAGCCGAGACTCATttgtgacagagagaaagactagGCTGAAAATGACCTCATGTTTGTGTTTGATGGGTCTGTAGAAATGTCTGTGATTCTCGCTTTCATCCACGACTTGACGGCTCAGCTGACCCGAACAAGACGCGGACAAGATCCAGCGGGCTGAAACTGCCTGTGCTTAGAATAGCTTGACTGGGGCCGAGTCTCGGGTATTCGTGTACCCCCCGACCGTGCCCATCGCCCCCCTACAGAAACCGCGTTTGGACGAATTACTCGAGCACTCCCTTCGTTTTCTGAAGGAGTCGTGTCGTTCCCCCGCCGGCCGACACACATCTGAGGCCGGTGTAATTGTGTTACGCCTAGCGGCTCTAGACGAGGGTCGAGCCTGCTTTGCAAAGCCTCCACGGTACACCTTCTAGATGTTTCTGGAGCGTCCGCGGAGCAACGACCGTGTCGTGCTTCTTCGCCGGGACCCAAATCCCGCTGGAACCGAATGAAAATAACGAGCCTCGATTCGCTGCATTGGAACGCTTGTCGAGGACGGACGATTCTGGTTTAGACCGCATTTAACGTGACACGCTCGGCTCCTCGACGGGAGCTCGACAGCCAACATTTGTGTATTGCACCTGACAAAAGCAAAATTTGACTCACAACTCAACAATGCAATGCAACAAAATttttgcaaaataaaataaaatcatgaaATGGCAGCAAAAAATttgcctaacacacacacacacacacacacacacacacacacacacacacacacacacactgttgtatGTTAAGTCAATGCCACAAGACACCTCTTACAAATTATTAAATGGAGTACAACGAATATAAAAACCCTATTTCTTTGTTCTAGTTTTTTTTTGTGGAGAGTGGTGTGCAGACAAGCTGCCTCTCCTTCACACCACATCCAAACCAGGCTTTACCCACGGGGCGAACCAGGAGGAAATGGTTATTTCAGCTTGTCACAGGCACGAGTTGCTGGTGTGTTACTTCTCTATGGGAACGTCTCGTCTCCATCACCCGTTTTAAACGCCGCAGTATTTCTCGCACCGTGtctcgtctccccccccccccctctgtccttTTTAAAGTCTGCATGATCTACGTAGCGGTGTGTgtgctcgtctctctctctcttttttttttccactttcgaCGGCCGTGTTGTGCCGGTCGCCGTTCCCTGTGCTGCACAAATACCCCAACCTAATGCGATGAAATGTGTTATTTTAGTTATTCCTACCCTCCGATTTGCGTTGCTCCTGCTCAATGAACGCAATGAGCGGtcgacaaaacaacaaaaattcaATCGGTGTAAGAACAAAAATATTGCtgcataaaaaaatgtaaattttttttttaaataaacaaaaCGGTTGGACGTTATTTTACGTGGCTCATTTTGGGGGAAGTATTTCTTTTAAATCACAGAAGCTTCGGAGGAAAAATGTGGATATATTCCCCCGCTGACCCCTGTCGAGTCAACAATGTACAGAAATTGTGTGTCTGCTCTCTGTCGTTGACCAGATTCGGCCGAGGCCCCCCTTCACTTTGCCGCATTTGTGTCTGGGAGGCCCATCCCCGCCCCGTCATGTCCCTTTAGCTGCCCTGCGTGATGCCTGATCATGACAGCACCACCCTCCTAACCAGACAGACCAAGCGCCGACGTGTCGACATCGGGGTGAAGCGGACTGTGGGCAGCGCACTATTCACCCACGCCAGGGAGACCCTGCTCAACGCCATGAATCAAACGCACGGCCCcgaccaggacggagactgcGCGCTGGTCAGTCACGGCCACGGGGGCCACGGGGGCAACGGCGGTGACGGGGAGAAGTCCAACGTCCTGAGGAAGTTGCTGAAGAGGGCCAACTCCTACGAGGACTCCATGATGCCCTTCCCCGGGGCCACCATCATCTCCCAGCTGTTGAAGAATAACATGGGAAAGAACGGAGGGAGCGATTCAGGCTTCCAggtacagccacacacacacatgcacacacacacacacacacacacgcacacgcacacgcacacacacacacacacgcacacacacacacacacacacacacacacacatgcatgcatgcacttaCATAAATGTACTGATTTAAACACACATATGTACAACCAAGTCTGAATAGACTACATACATATAGggacatctgggtggcatggcgctctattccgttgactaccaacacagcgaccgctggtttgaatccccgtgttacctccggcttggtcgggcgtcctacagacacaattgaccatgtctgcaggtgggaagccggatgtgggtatgcgtcctggtcgctgcactagcgccgcctctggttggtcggggcgcctgttcaggggggagggagaagtgggggggaatagcgtgatcctcccacgcgctacgtccccctggcgaaactcctcacgtgtatcggaggaggcatgtggtagtctgcagccccccccctccccggattgggcaaaaggggtggagcagcaaccgggacggctcggaagagtggggtaactggccaagtacaattggggagagaaaaaaggaggggggggcatacatacatataaacacaGGGGTCCGTTTGAGGAGGGGGGGGTGCAAGGGGGACGCCCCCCCCTTTCCATTCCCATTTGGTTAAAATGGCAACATGTGACACAGCTTAATAAAGTCTATATTATCCTTAATAAAGGAAGGTTCATTGACATTTAAAGCCTATTCATCCTAAGAGGCGTGCACACTAGCGACATGTTTCTTTCTGAGCTCTCAGACAGTGCCACAATACACTTGGTGTAAGGACATTTTCAGGCCCGTGGCTACAGTTTAAAAGGTGACTTTCTGAAGCCCCCCTCCCCTGTCCATCACCAGGACGGCGGTCCTCCAGCAAACCCCCTTGAAAGGTTTTTACGAGTCAACCGCCGTTTCAATACGACTCACACACTTGTATTCTCGTGCCATCCTGTAAACGCACAATTTTCAAGTCTCCCCTAATGTTTAAGCACGATATATAATTTCATAAATGTTTCCAccgtgcattcattcattcattcattcatcgaaCAATAATTTGACAAATCATCCATCCATAtggagcgaattcagggggcagccgggaatcgaacccggatagcccggaccacgggcgactgcactaaccagtcaactaaagggtctgacccgttagccaagggctagcgagtctagtcatccgtggtcgttacactaccccccctccttcgagaagcgCGCCCCCGCGTTTCAGCACAtcacctccctcacgcctctgggcgcacgtgcttccgatggcctcacggtctcaccgtcccacttctgacaccgacgtAGCGAGGtcagggcagccgggaactgaacCCGGATAGCCCGCACCACGGGCCACTGCACTGACCAGTCAACTAAAAaatccgactcgttagccaagggcgagcgagtctagtcatccgtggtcgttacacataCTTCCATTAATCGACCATTTGGTTTATTATTCCTTCATTATCTTCATCTGCCCATCCCATTATTCAACCATCAATTGTCCATCTGCTAACTGTATCTTATCATCCATTCTCCCCTCCGTTCTCTCCTCCATTCTCCAATCATAGGGGAGTGGTACTCTGTCCAGCGGAGGCTCAGAGATCCAGGCAGAGGATGCCTGCAGCAACTCCTCCTCCCGTGACCAGGACAGCCCTTCCGACTGCCTCTCCCCGGGgcctcctctcccccctcccccctcctccttcggACGGcctcccccacctgccgccagCCTCAACACCCACCCTCCTCCCCCGCCGCTCTCCCTATCCTCTTTCGACCTGGAAAGGCTGTCTGACGAGCACCTGCGGGCCAAGCGGGCGCGCGTGGAGAACATCATCCGCGGCATGAGCCACTCGCCGCTGGTGCGTCAGAGCCGAGACGGCGGCCACGAGAGCGACAGGAACGGCAGCAAAAGCAATGGCAACGGAAGTGGCACCGCCGGCGGCGGCAACAGCAAAGACCATCGGGGGGAAGACAGTGGCGGCGGCGGCCACAACGGCGGCCACAGCCTTAACCACGGCCACCGCGACTGCCCACCGTCGCTCCTGGGCTCCCCGGGGTCCCGTGGCGGTGCGGCCGTCACGGTCGGCGAAGTGTACCGCGAGAACAAGCGGAAGCAGCGGCTGCCCCAGCAGCAGCACAGCTTCACCCAGCTGGTTTGTACCCGGCAGGAgcagagacaggaggagagacgGCAGCTCAAACTGCAgctggaggacatgcaggttggtCTCTGATGACTCCTCTGAATGGGACCAGGCTTTGAAAAGATGATCCGAGGCATTTAAGAAATAGcggagggggaaaaaatgaaacACACATTCAAAATGCACCCTTCGGTGTTCTGCACTGGTCCAAACTACAGTTGATAAGCGTGTGTGTCAGCTCGTATTGTGCAAATAGCAAATGTGTACAAAAGACACGAACTCTTGCGTGATCAAGTCAAAAGTCCAGAGGATGTTCAGGCACAAACCAGGCAGCACCGTCTAAACTAGATTAAGAGGGAAGAAGGTGTACAGTTACGCAGAGGGCTGCTGAAGGCCTTATAGGTTGGTGTATATACGGGTGAGAGGTGGCGATACTAGAACAACTACACAGTGTACTAGCTGGCAAAACACTGCAGTAAACAACTTGCAAGAAGACACTGCGACACTAGCCAGAGCTGGAAAAGTAGATTTTCTCTTGTGTGCTTTCTTTGTATGTTCAATGAGGTGTGGTACCTGGTGACCTGTGTGTGACGTTAAGTCTCCACGTACACTTCACAAACCGAAccctctcactctttccctcAGAAACAGCTccggcaactccaggagaagttTTACCAGATCTATGACtcggagacagaggaagaggaggagaacggAGAGAGCGGAGAGCTGGACcgcggaggggagagagaggaggatggcaACCTGTCTGAGGACAGCATCCGCTCTGACGGCCTGGAGGAGCGGCACCGCGAGAGGAGCCGCCGCCGCAGCCACGACGAGTTGTCCGAGCTGGACCCGGGGCTGTTCCTGGACCGGGCCAGAGCCCTCCTCCAAGAACAGGTGCTGATGGACAGAGACatggatgaggaagaagaaggcagggaggaggagcagaggaatggcgagagggtgatgaagagaggaggagcagcaggagcGGGACGAGGAGGAGGGAGGCAGTTGGCGGAGACTCTGAAGCAGGAGCTGAACTGCGCCGTGTCGCAGGTGGTTGACACCGTCGTCAAGGGcttctcctctccaaagcagacCACCAGTCATCACCACAGTCACCACGGCAACACACCCACcgccccttcctcttcctccaactcctcctcctcctgcccgcCGCCCTTtggccccctcccctccctcactCCGGACTCCCGCTTCGGGGGTGGAAGCAGCGCCCTGGCCCTCAGTCTGAATGGCGACGCCAGCCCCGCCCCCAACTACCACTCCTCCAATCAGAGGCTCCACTGCTTCGGCGACGTCATCGTGCCCAGCCCACTGGACTCCTTCAGCGGGCTGAGCAGCCTGCCAACTCCAAACGACCAGACTGAGGCGCTGCCACTAGTGGTGCGCAAGAGCGGTGCTGGAGTGGGCGAGGGCAACAACccctccctcccaccaccaccgccTCCCCCGACGCAccatccctccctccacccaTCCCCACTCTCTGCTGCCTCACTTGGGTTCAGCCCGCCGTCTTTTCGCCACCCCTTCCCTCTCCCACTCATGGGCTACCCCTTCCAGAGCCCCCTGGGATCTCACGGCGGCGGGCCCGGCTACCCTCCGGGGCCCAAAGACCACCACCGCTCATCCCCCGACTCCATGGACATGACCCGGGAAACCATCAGCCTCAGAACCAAAATGGCCGCCCTGGGAGGGGGCCATCTCAGCCACCACCTCCACAGGCAGAGCTCCCCGAGCCAACATAGCGGCGGGCCTGAGggcctctcgctctccctcatcAAGTCCGAATGTGGGGACCTGCAAGACATGGCCGACATATCACCCTTCTCAAGCAGCACCGTATCCTTTATCACAGCGGTGAGGGAGTTTGTTTTATCCAAGCGAGAgatcacgcgtgtgtgtgtgtgtgcgtgtgcgtgtgtgtgtgtgtgtgtgtgtgtgtgtgtgtgtgtgtgtgtgtgtgtgtgtgtgtacacaccttCTGTCTAGGTTCGTTTTACTTCTCTATTTCGTGAGGGTAGGGGGGGTTTTCAAAGCCACAGTCTCACGTACAGACTGTGAGGCGTCTTTAA is from Lampris incognitus isolate fLamInc1 chromosome 21, fLamInc1.hap2, whole genome shotgun sequence and encodes:
- the prox1a gene encoding LOW QUALITY PROTEIN: prospero homeobox protein 1a (The sequence of the model RefSeq protein was modified relative to this genomic sequence to represent the inferred CDS: deleted 1 base in 1 codon), which gives rise to MPDHDSTTLLTRQTKRRRVDIGVKRTVGSALFTHARETLLNAMNQTHGPDQDGDCALVSHGHGGHGGNGGDGEKSNVLRKLLKRANSYEDSMMPFPGATIISQLLKNNMGKNGGSDSGFQGSGTLSSGGSEIQAEDACSNSSSRDQDSPSDCLSPGPPLPPPPSSFGRPPPPAASLNTHPPPPPLSLSSFDLERLSDEHLRAKRARVENIIRGMSHSPLVRQSRDGGHESDRNGSKSNGNGSGTAGGGNSKDHRGEDSGGGGHNGGHSLNHGHRDCPPSLLGSPGSRGGAAVTVGEVYRENKRKQRLPQQQHSFTQLVCTRQEQRQEERRQLKLQLEDMQKQLRQLQEKFYQIYDSETEEEEENGESGELDRGGEREEDGNLSEDSIRSDGLEERHRERSRRRSHDELSELDPGLFLDRARALLQEQVLMDRDMDEEEEGREEEQRNGERVMKRGGAAGAGRGGGRQLAETLKQELNCAVSQVVDTVVKGFSSPKQTTSHHHSHHGNTPTAPSSSSNSSSSCPPPFGPLPSLTPDSRFGGGSSALALSLNGDASPAPNYHSSNQRLHCFGDVIVPSPLDSFSGLSSLPTPNDQTEALPLVVRKSGAGVGEGNNPSLPPPPPPPTHHPSLHPSPLSAASLGFSPPSFRHPFPLPLMGYPFQSPLGSHGGGPGYPPGPKDHHRSSPDSMDMTRETISLRTKMAALGGGHLSHHLHRQSSPSQHSGGPEGLSLSLIKSECGDLQDMADISPFSSSTIQEGLSPNHLKKAKLMFFYTRYPSSNMLKMYFSDVKFNRCITSQLIKWFSNFREFYYIQMEKFARQAINEGTTGAEELAVGRDAELFRALNMHYNKANDFEVPDRFLEVAQVTLREFFNAIVAGKDVDPSWKKAIYKVICKLDSEVPDIFKSPNCLQELLHD